ATTTAATAAATATCCCAAATCAAGAAAATTGAAAAATACATAGAAAGTAACGACTGCATAAGCGACTTTGATCAGGAGATCTATAATAAATGCAAGCATTCTTTCTCCAACACTGGCAATGTTGAAATTAATATTTACATTTTGTGAGGTATTAATCGCAATTTGAGACATAATTTTTATTATTTTAGCCTTTAGATTATGAGAGAAGTTTATTTCATAAAACAAAATAAAGAAAAATGGTTGGGAATTGAACAGGTTATTCAAGGGAAAATAAAAAAAAATCCGGATGACCTGTCATCGTTGTATATCAACCTCATTAATGATCTTTCTTTTGCTCAGACTTATTATCCTAAAAGTAATACTACGGTTTATTTAAATCATCTTTCTTCACAGATATTCCAGAAAATTTACAAAACAAAAAGGGTAGAGGAAAACAGAGTCCTTTATTTCTTCAAAACAGAGGTTCCTTTGTTAGTGTATCAATACAAAAGATATTTGCTCTACGCGTTTTTGTTTTTTGCATTGTTTACTTCAATAGGAGTCCTTTCAGCAATTTATGATAAGGATTTTGTAAATATAATTTTGGGTGAAAGTTATGTGAATGAAACAATAGAGAATATTAAGAAAGGAAATGCGGTTGGTGTCTATCAAAGTGGTTCTACATGGGGAAGTACCATTGGGATTATCTTTAATAACATTGGGGTAGGTGCTAAATTGTATATTTACGGAGTTTTTGGAGGAGTAGGTACACTGTATGCATTACTTTCAAACAGTGTGATGCTCGGATCCTTCCAGTACTTCTTTTATGACTATGGGGCACTTAAGGATAGTGCAAGAGGAATATGGTTACACGGTGTTTTTGAAATTTTCGCAATGGTTGTTGAAGCTATGTGCGGATTAATTCTCGGGGCATCAATTTTATTTCCAAGAACCCTGTCGAGATTCAACTCATTTAAAAATGGATTTAAAGATTCCTTCAAAATATTTTTAAGTACAATTCCTTTTACCATTTGTGCGGGAATTATTGAAGGCTATGTTACAAGGCATGCTTTAAAAATGCCATTAGCTTTAAATTTAATTATTATCCTAGGTTCGCTAACGGTTATCGGATATTATTATTTTATTTATCCATCCGTTGTCAATAAAAAAATTAAAAACACAGATGATGCAGCTATATAAAAAAAGAGATTTCGGGACCTTTATCAGTGATAGTTTTAATTTTTTCAAATTATATGGAAAGAATTATTTCAAAAACTATATTTTGCTGAATGGTTTGTTGCTGATTTTAATGACTACCATTTTTGTTTTTGGATACAGGGAACTGTTTTCCCAGATATTCGGGTCAAATATGAATGGTAACAGTTACTATTTTCAGCAGTATTTTGAAGATAATGCAGGGATGTTAATTGTTGTTTGCTTG
The sequence above is drawn from the Chryseobacterium daecheongense genome and encodes:
- a CDS encoding stage II sporulation protein M; its protein translation is MREVYFIKQNKEKWLGIEQVIQGKIKKNPDDLSSLYINLINDLSFAQTYYPKSNTTVYLNHLSSQIFQKIYKTKRVEENRVLYFFKTEVPLLVYQYKRYLLYAFLFFALFTSIGVLSAIYDKDFVNIILGESYVNETIENIKKGNAVGVYQSGSTWGSTIGIIFNNIGVGAKLYIYGVFGGVGTLYALLSNSVMLGSFQYFFYDYGALKDSARGIWLHGVFEIFAMVVEAMCGLILGASILFPRTLSRFNSFKNGFKDSFKIFLSTIPFTICAGIIEGYVTRHALKMPLALNLIIILGSLTVIGYYYFIYPSVVNKKIKNTDDAAI